The following are encoded in a window of Deinococcus aerolatus genomic DNA:
- the aspS gene encoding aspartate--tRNA(Asn) ligase — MTTEPQPAATTQKLPRTLTRDLAQHDGQTVRLQGFVHARRDLGGVQFVVLRDVSGITQCVGSSLSLPLPESSVEVVGRVKAHPKAPGGFEVQVTDFRVVSAAVEAPPLEIPKMEWNVNPETMLDYRYVSLRGLRERAALKVQGEIVYGFHTYLREHGFTEISTPKIVSAGAEGGANLFKLDYFGEQAYLAQSPQLYKQIMVGVFERVYEVAAVYRAEEHATSRHLNEYLSLDVEMGFIDSEDDVMALQNGLLAAIMERLRETCAAEFTLLGATIPDVPAHIPRIPLMEARALVTEKYGHQVGGKDLDPEAERLLSQHFTETEGSDFVFVTKYPRAARPFYTHADHNADGSLNPDLTRGYDLLFRGIEITSGGQRIHDHAMLMDSIRAYRMNPEAMTGYSEVFKFGMPPHGGFAIGAERLTAKLLGIANVRYARAFPRDRHRLTP, encoded by the coding sequence ATGACCACCGAACCCCAGCCCGCTGCAACAACACAGAAACTCCCCCGCACCCTGACCCGTGACCTCGCGCAGCACGACGGGCAGACCGTGCGCCTTCAGGGCTTCGTTCATGCCCGGCGCGACCTGGGCGGCGTGCAGTTCGTGGTGCTGCGCGACGTGTCCGGCATTACCCAGTGCGTGGGCAGCAGCCTGAGCCTTCCCCTGCCCGAGAGCAGCGTCGAGGTGGTGGGCCGGGTCAAGGCGCATCCCAAGGCGCCGGGGGGGTTTGAGGTGCAGGTCACGGACTTCCGCGTGGTCAGCGCCGCCGTGGAGGCGCCGCCGCTGGAAATTCCCAAGATGGAATGGAACGTCAACCCCGAGACCATGCTGGACTACCGCTACGTCTCGCTGCGCGGGCTGCGCGAGCGGGCGGCCCTGAAGGTGCAGGGCGAGATCGTGTACGGGTTTCACACCTACCTGCGCGAACACGGTTTTACCGAGATCAGCACGCCCAAGATCGTCTCTGCAGGCGCGGAGGGCGGCGCGAACCTGTTCAAGCTGGACTACTTCGGCGAGCAGGCGTACCTGGCCCAGAGCCCGCAGCTATACAAGCAGATCATGGTGGGCGTCTTCGAGCGCGTCTATGAGGTGGCCGCCGTCTACCGCGCCGAGGAACACGCCACCAGCCGCCACCTGAACGAGTACCTGTCGCTGGATGTGGAAATGGGCTTTATCGACAGCGAGGACGACGTGATGGCCCTGCAAAACGGGCTGCTGGCGGCCATCATGGAACGGCTGCGCGAGACCTGCGCCGCCGAGTTCACGCTGCTGGGGGCGACGATCCCCGACGTTCCGGCGCACATTCCGCGTATTCCGCTGATGGAAGCCCGCGCACTGGTGACCGAGAAGTACGGTCATCAGGTCGGCGGCAAGGACCTGGACCCGGAGGCCGAACGCCTGCTCTCTCAGCACTTCACCGAAACCGAGGGCAGCGACTTTGTGTTCGTGACCAAGTACCCACGCGCTGCCCGGCCCTTCTACACGCACGCCGACCACAACGCGGACGGCAGCCTGAACCCGGACCTCACGCGCGGCTATGACCTGCTGTTCCGGGGCATCGAGATCACCTCCGGCGGGCAGCGCATCCACGACCACGCCATGCTAATGGACTCGATCCGCGCCTACCGGATGAATCCCGAAGCCATGACCGGCTACTCCGAGGTGTTCAAGTTCGGTATGCCCCCGCACGGCGGCTTCGCCATCGGAGCCGAGCGGCTGACCGCCAAGCTGCTGGGCATCGCCAACGTGCGCTATGCCCGCGCCTTCCCGCGTGACCGCCACCGCCTGACGCCCTGA
- a CDS encoding FKBP-type peptidyl-prolyl cis-trans isomerase has product MNTAPNQIAQDKVVDLEYTLTVNGEIVDQSEPGEPLTYLHGHSNIIPGLEKALEGKAAGERMQVTVQPEDGYGERDETNTEELAREDFEDDIEIGETYYAQAEDGSVIPFTVMDVNGDTVKVDFNPPLAGMVLNFDVTVVDVRDATAEELEHGHAHTPDMHEHE; this is encoded by the coding sequence ATGAACACTGCACCAAACCAGATTGCCCAGGACAAGGTCGTCGACCTCGAGTACACGCTGACCGTGAACGGCGAGATCGTGGACCAGAGTGAACCCGGCGAGCCGCTGACCTACCTGCACGGCCATAGCAACATCATTCCGGGGCTGGAAAAGGCGCTGGAAGGCAAGGCCGCCGGCGAGCGCATGCAGGTCACCGTGCAGCCGGAAGACGGGTACGGCGAGCGCGACGAGACCAACACCGAGGAACTGGCCCGCGAGGATTTCGAGGACGACATCGAGATCGGCGAGACCTACTACGCCCAGGCCGAGGACGGCAGCGTGATTCCCTTCACGGTGATGGACGTGAACGGTGACACCGTGAAGGTGGACTTCAACCCCCCGCTGGCCGGCATGGTCCTGAACTTCGACGTGACCGTGGTAGACGTGCGCGACGCCACTGCCGAGGAACTGGAGCACGGCCACGCCCATACCCCGGACATGCACGAGCACGAATAA
- the malQ gene encoding 4-alpha-glucanotransferase, which translates to MTLPPPTLARSSGVLLHPTSLPGPYGIGELGLYARNFIDWLADAGQKYWQVMPLGPTGYGDSPYQAFSAFAGNPYLIDLATLRGEGLLHETDFAATPVFAPDRVDFGLQYIWRNQMLERAYISFVGGAAPHLSHEFEAFKAEEAGWLDDYALFTALKAAHGGLQWNAWQPAVRDRQPEALDAARHDLSVSIERTRFVQFLFFRQWAAVRAYARERGIEVIGDIPIFVAMDSSDAWAGRDQFYFDDQGQPTVVAGVPPDYFSETGQLWGNPLYNWKAMREDGFAWWIERFKGSMKLFDLIRIDHFRGFAASWEIPFPAETAMHGRWVPALGDEMFQAVRDALGVLPIIAEDLGVITPDVEKLRDDFGFPGMAVLQFAFGGGDFAVNDFLPHNLRENQVVYTGTHDNDTTRGWWVHAEELEKHNFRTYTSSDPSEATFVPQMMRLAFESRAALAVVPLQDIFNLGSEDRMNLPGTTGAHNWTWRYRAGDLRPELAAGLRALTVETGRLGQEG; encoded by the coding sequence ATGACCCTGCCCCCCCCCACACTGGCCCGCTCCAGCGGCGTTCTGCTGCACCCCACCAGCCTGCCCGGTCCCTACGGCATCGGCGAACTGGGCCTTTACGCGCGTAATTTCATCGACTGGCTGGCGGACGCCGGGCAAAAATACTGGCAGGTCATGCCGCTGGGGCCGACCGGCTACGGCGATAGCCCTTATCAGGCTTTCAGCGCCTTTGCGGGCAACCCGTACCTGATCGATCTGGCGACCCTGCGCGGCGAAGGCCTGCTGCATGAAACCGACTTTGCCGCTACGCCAGTCTTCGCGCCTGACCGGGTGGATTTTGGCCTGCAATACATCTGGCGCAACCAGATGCTGGAGCGGGCGTACATCTCGTTCGTGGGAGGCGCGGCCCCGCACCTGTCCCATGAGTTCGAGGCGTTCAAGGCCGAAGAAGCTGGCTGGCTCGACGACTACGCGCTGTTCACAGCCCTGAAAGCGGCGCACGGCGGATTGCAGTGGAACGCCTGGCAGCCTGCCGTGCGTGACCGCCAGCCTGAGGCGCTGGACGCGGCCCGACATGACCTGAGCGTGTCCATTGAACGCACCCGCTTCGTCCAGTTCCTGTTCTTCCGCCAGTGGGCCGCGGTCCGGGCCTACGCCCGTGAGCGGGGCATCGAGGTGATCGGCGATATTCCCATCTTCGTGGCGATGGACAGCAGCGACGCGTGGGCGGGCCGAGACCAGTTCTATTTCGACGATCAGGGCCAGCCCACCGTGGTGGCAGGCGTGCCGCCGGACTACTTCTCGGAGACCGGGCAGCTGTGGGGCAACCCGCTGTACAACTGGAAGGCCATGCGGGAAGACGGCTTTGCATGGTGGATTGAGCGGTTCAAGGGCAGCATGAAGCTGTTCGACCTGATCCGTATCGACCACTTCCGGGGCTTTGCGGCGTCCTGGGAAATTCCCTTTCCCGCCGAGACCGCCATGCACGGGCGCTGGGTGCCCGCCCTGGGCGACGAGATGTTTCAGGCTGTGCGCGACGCGCTGGGCGTGCTGCCGATCATCGCCGAGGACCTGGGCGTGATCACCCCGGACGTGGAAAAGCTGCGCGACGACTTCGGCTTTCCCGGCATGGCGGTGCTGCAGTTCGCCTTTGGCGGGGGCGACTTTGCCGTCAACGACTTTCTGCCGCACAACCTGCGCGAGAACCAGGTGGTCTACACCGGCACCCACGACAACGACACCACGCGCGGCTGGTGGGTCCACGCCGAGGAACTGGAGAAGCACAACTTCCGCACCTACACCTCCTCGGATCCCAGCGAGGCCACCTTCGTGCCGCAGATGATGCGCCTGGCCTTCGAGAGCCGCGCCGCACTGGCGGTGGTTCCCCTGCAGGACATCTTCAACCTGGGCAGCGAGGACCGTATGAACCTGCCCGGCACCACCGGAGCCCACAACTGGACCTGGCGCTACCGTGCCGGCGACCTGCGCCCCGAGCTGGCGGCAGGCCTGCGGGCGCTGACGGTGGAGACTGGCCGCCTGGGTCAGGAGGGCTGA
- a CDS encoding bifunctional metallophosphatase/5'-nucleotidase → MKKNLVLIGAALALSSCSLISRPADPVTVTVMGLNDFHGNLEASNFSGVMIPDPADPTKQIRLKAGGIETIGGYLDQERANNPNLVFVGGGDLIGASPVTSSLLRDEPTTLALSRLGMQFSALGNHEFDQGLKELLRMQNGGCDSNDTAKACKFENPYPGAGFKWLGANVVDKTTQKPVFAPYGVQEIGGAKIGFIGADLKATPTIVNPSGITTLDFLDEASSINRYVPELRKMKVDAIIVLIHQGGVAKDGFAAPACGSLTGPIVDIVNKLDPAISAVISGHTHQGYSCVVKGIPVIQGDFYGHLLQRLDVTVDKANHKVLSVSAANVVMDPRTLPKNAAMTALLTRAQTLTNAVKGTPVGTLAQASISRTNNAAGESALGDVIADSQLAATRANGAVIAFMNPGGIRADLTASAAGNTATFGDLFTVQPFGNTMVVMDLTGAQIKALLEQQFDNPEAGSSRILQVSKGFAYSYDSTAAKGSRVEAASIKLNGETLDPARTYRVTMNAFLSTGGDNFLAFKDGTNVLQLPNLPDVDALDAYIKANPGLTGGAQDRITRIK, encoded by the coding sequence ATGAAGAAAAACCTCGTTCTGATCGGCGCGGCCCTGGCCCTGTCCTCGTGCAGCCTGATCTCCAGACCCGCGGATCCGGTGACGGTGACGGTGATGGGGCTTAACGACTTTCACGGCAACCTGGAGGCCAGCAACTTCTCCGGCGTGATGATCCCCGATCCGGCGGACCCCACCAAGCAGATTCGCCTGAAGGCCGGGGGCATCGAGACCATCGGCGGCTACCTGGATCAGGAACGGGCCAACAATCCCAATCTGGTCTTTGTCGGGGGCGGCGATCTGATCGGCGCGTCGCCCGTGACCAGCAGCCTGCTGCGCGACGAACCCACCACCCTTGCCCTGAGCCGGCTGGGCATGCAGTTCAGTGCGCTGGGCAACCACGAATTCGATCAGGGTCTCAAGGAACTGCTGCGAATGCAAAACGGCGGCTGCGACAGCAACGACACCGCCAAGGCCTGCAAGTTCGAGAACCCCTACCCCGGCGCTGGCTTCAAGTGGCTGGGCGCGAACGTGGTGGACAAGACCACGCAAAAGCCCGTCTTCGCCCCCTACGGCGTGCAGGAAATCGGCGGCGCGAAGATCGGCTTTATCGGCGCGGACCTCAAGGCCACGCCCACCATCGTCAACCCCTCGGGCATCACAACGCTGGACTTTCTGGACGAGGCCAGCTCGATCAACAGGTACGTCCCCGAACTCAGGAAGATGAAGGTGGACGCCATCATCGTGCTGATTCATCAGGGCGGCGTGGCCAAGGACGGCTTCGCGGCCCCCGCCTGCGGCAGCCTGACCGGTCCTATCGTGGACATCGTGAACAAGCTGGACCCGGCCATCAGCGCCGTGATCAGTGGTCACACCCACCAGGGCTACAGTTGCGTCGTCAAGGGCATTCCGGTGATTCAGGGCGACTTCTACGGTCACCTGTTGCAACGCCTGGACGTGACCGTGGACAAGGCCAACCACAAGGTGCTCTCGGTCAGCGCGGCCAACGTGGTGATGGACCCCCGCACGCTGCCCAAGAACGCGGCCATGACCGCCCTGCTGACCCGCGCCCAGACCCTGACCAACGCCGTGAAGGGCACGCCGGTGGGCACCCTGGCACAGGCCAGCATCAGCCGCACCAACAACGCCGCCGGCGAGAGTGCCCTGGGCGACGTCATCGCCGACTCGCAGCTGGCCGCCACAAGGGCCAACGGGGCCGTGATCGCCTTCATGAACCCCGGCGGCATCCGCGCCGACCTGACCGCAAGTGCGGCCGGCAACACCGCCACCTTCGGCGACCTGTTCACGGTGCAGCCCTTCGGCAACACCATGGTGGTCATGGACCTGACCGGCGCGCAGATCAAGGCGCTGCTGGAGCAGCAGTTCGACAACCCCGAAGCGGGCAGCAGCCGGATCCTGCAGGTCAGCAAGGGCTTTGCCTACAGCTACGATTCCACCGCCGCGAAGGGCAGCCGGGTGGAGGCGGCCAGCATCAAGCTGAACGGCGAGACCCTGGACCCTGCCAGGACCTACCGCGTGACCATGAACGCGTTCCTGTCGACCGGCGGCGACAACTTCCTGGCGTTCAAGGACGGCACCAACGTGCTGCAACTGCCTAACCTGCCGGACGTGGACGCCCTGGACGCCTACATCAAGGCCAACCCCGGCCTGACGGGCGGCGCGCAGGACCGCATCACCAGGATCAAGTAG
- a CDS encoding TetR/AcrR family transcriptional regulator — MTRDSSRPMRARSLAEKRQRRADILSAAENLWITTPYAELSMNQVAGAAQLAKGTLYLYFDTKEELFLALVDGHLEAWMDRATILLGERRPRTPSQLADVLLEAGDGSAALRRLLVLLGTVLARRVRPELLQEFYETLNARLDRLLALMPLERSLAERVVMHLYALSIGWQHLSESGTLGPGEGDAEGARLDARPVTLAAQQAGQAEEEFKLAVRAVIERVAGVVSAV, encoded by the coding sequence ATGACCCGTGATTCTTCCCGTCCCATGCGTGCCCGCAGTCTGGCTGAAAAGCGGCAGCGCCGGGCCGACATCCTGAGCGCCGCCGAGAACCTGTGGATCACCACCCCCTACGCGGAACTGAGCATGAACCAGGTGGCGGGTGCGGCGCAGCTGGCCAAGGGCACCCTGTACCTGTATTTCGACACCAAGGAAGAGCTGTTCCTGGCGCTGGTCGACGGCCACCTGGAAGCGTGGATGGACCGCGCCACCATCCTGCTGGGCGAGCGCCGTCCCCGCACGCCGTCACAACTGGCCGACGTGCTGCTGGAGGCCGGGGACGGATCCGCCGCGCTGCGCCGCCTGCTGGTGCTGCTGGGAACGGTGCTGGCGCGCCGGGTGCGCCCGGAATTGCTGCAGGAGTTCTACGAGACCCTGAACGCCCGCCTGGACCGCCTGCTGGCGCTGATGCCGCTGGAGAGGTCCCTGGCTGAACGGGTCGTGATGCACCTGTACGCGCTTTCCATCGGCTGGCAGCACCTGTCCGAGTCGGGCACCCTCGGCCCTGGCGAAGGCGATGCGGAGGGGGCCCGACTGGACGCCCGTCCGGTCACCCTGGCCGCCCAGCAGGCCGGGCAGGCCGAGGAGGAGTTCAAGCTGGCGGTCAGGGCCGTGATCGAGCGCGTGGCCGGCGTGGTCAGCGCCGTCTGA
- a CDS encoding 3-hydroxyacyl-CoA dehydrogenase/enoyl-CoA hydratase family protein → MKIQKAAVIGAGVMGAAIAAQLANAGIPVMLLDIVLPDNPDRNFLAKQGIQKALKARPAAFMDRSRAALITPGNLEDDLPKVKDADWILEAIIEKLDAKRSLWERVEKVAKKTAIISSNSSGIPMHLQIEGRGEDFQRRFVGAHFFNPPRYLHLLEVIPTPKTDPAVVETFSEFAETTLGKGVVIANDVPGFVANRIGVYGIIRAMQHMQQAGLTPAQVDQLTGPVLGRASSATFRTADLSGLDIIYHVANDIGKVTPDDEDFSLTDSFRTLVEDKKWLGDKTGSGFYKKTKDEKGKTKILNLNLESMDYEDQGKVKVAAVEAVKGRPLAERVETLYTAEGKEGDFLRGVMNDGFWYAAKMAGNVSNRLQDIDNALKWGFGWEQGPFETMDTLGVQTVIGNLEAEGRTLPPLLQAMKDSGRERFYSVNEQGEDETVTPEGQPTPYEAPYFILTDLKKDASKVVKKRGGASIVDLDDGVLLVEWHAKMNALGEDQLRAVQDAHKLVQDMGYAGLVVGNQGENFSAGANLPLILSQAQADEWDELDDMIKQFQQVTTSLRFSPHPTVAAPFGMTLGGGAEFTLHADHVVASAELYMGLVEVGVGLIPGGGGTKEMLLRFTDQLHPGQQIGATMLPAVQRAFELIGTAKVSTSALEARNLGFLRDTDTVAMNRNHILMEAKRQVLALAPGYVQPTPRQDIPVMGDAAIAALKSALYGMHQGGYITDYDLVVSKELGRVLSGGTGNNRTAKVSEGHLLDLERQAFLTLLGKKGTQQRIDHMLKTGKPLRN, encoded by the coding sequence ATGAAGATCCAGAAAGCTGCCGTGATCGGCGCAGGTGTAATGGGCGCTGCCATCGCCGCGCAACTCGCCAACGCGGGCATTCCCGTGATGCTGCTCGACATCGTGCTGCCCGACAACCCGGACCGCAATTTCCTGGCCAAGCAGGGCATTCAGAAAGCGCTCAAGGCCCGCCCCGCCGCCTTCATGGACCGGTCACGCGCCGCGCTGATTACCCCCGGCAACCTGGAAGACGATCTGCCGAAGGTCAAGGACGCTGACTGGATACTGGAAGCCATCATCGAGAAGCTGGACGCCAAGCGCAGCCTGTGGGAGCGCGTGGAAAAGGTGGCCAAGAAAACGGCCATCATCTCCAGCAACTCGTCGGGCATTCCCATGCACCTGCAGATCGAGGGCCGGGGCGAGGATTTCCAGCGCCGCTTTGTGGGCGCGCACTTCTTCAATCCGCCGCGCTACCTGCACCTGCTGGAAGTGATTCCCACGCCCAAGACCGACCCAGCAGTTGTGGAAACTTTCAGCGAATTTGCCGAAACCACGCTGGGCAAGGGCGTGGTGATTGCCAACGACGTGCCGGGCTTCGTCGCCAACCGCATCGGCGTCTACGGCATCATCCGCGCCATGCAGCACATGCAGCAGGCCGGACTGACCCCCGCGCAGGTGGACCAGCTGACCGGGCCGGTGCTGGGCCGCGCGAGCAGCGCCACCTTCCGCACCGCTGACCTGTCGGGGCTGGACATCATCTACCACGTCGCCAACGACATTGGAAAGGTTACCCCCGACGACGAGGACTTCAGCCTGACCGACAGCTTCCGCACCCTGGTAGAGGATAAGAAATGGCTGGGAGACAAGACCGGCAGCGGCTTTTACAAGAAGACCAAGGACGAGAAGGGCAAGACCAAAATCCTGAATCTCAACCTTGAGAGCATGGATTACGAGGATCAGGGCAAGGTCAAGGTGGCCGCCGTGGAGGCCGTCAAGGGCAGGCCGCTGGCCGAGCGGGTAGAGACGCTGTACACCGCCGAGGGCAAGGAGGGCGACTTCCTGCGCGGCGTGATGAACGACGGGTTCTGGTACGCCGCCAAGATGGCCGGGAATGTGTCCAACCGGTTGCAGGACATCGATAACGCCCTGAAGTGGGGCTTCGGCTGGGAGCAGGGACCGTTCGAGACGATGGACACCCTGGGCGTGCAGACCGTCATCGGCAACCTGGAAGCCGAGGGCCGCACCCTGCCCCCGCTGCTGCAGGCCATGAAGGACAGCGGGCGCGAGCGGTTCTACTCTGTGAATGAACAGGGCGAGGACGAGACGGTGACACCCGAGGGTCAGCCCACGCCGTACGAGGCGCCGTATTTCATCCTGACGGACCTCAAGAAAGACGCCAGCAAGGTGGTCAAGAAGCGCGGCGGCGCCAGCATCGTCGATCTGGACGACGGCGTGCTGCTGGTGGAATGGCACGCCAAGATGAACGCGCTGGGCGAGGACCAGCTGCGTGCCGTGCAGGACGCGCACAAGCTGGTGCAGGACATGGGCTACGCCGGACTGGTGGTGGGCAACCAGGGCGAGAACTTCAGCGCCGGGGCCAACCTGCCGCTGATCCTCTCGCAGGCACAGGCCGACGAATGGGACGAGCTGGACGACATGATCAAGCAGTTCCAGCAGGTCACGACGTCCCTGCGTTTCTCCCCGCACCCCACCGTGGCCGCGCCCTTCGGCATGACGCTGGGCGGCGGCGCGGAGTTCACCCTGCACGCCGATCACGTCGTTGCCAGCGCTGAGCTGTACATGGGCCTCGTGGAAGTGGGCGTGGGCCTGATCCCCGGCGGCGGCGGCACCAAGGAAATGCTGCTGCGCTTCACCGATCAGTTGCACCCTGGCCAGCAGATCGGCGCAACCATGTTGCCCGCCGTGCAGCGCGCCTTCGAGCTGATCGGCACGGCCAAGGTGTCCACCAGTGCCCTGGAAGCCCGCAACCTGGGCTTTCTGCGCGACACCGACACGGTCGCCATGAACAGGAACCACATCCTCATGGAGGCCAAGCGGCAGGTGCTGGCGCTGGCGCCCGGCTACGTGCAGCCCACGCCCCGCCAGGACATTCCCGTGATGGGCGACGCCGCCATCGCCGCGCTGAAGAGTGCGCTGTACGGCATGCACCAGGGCGGGTACATCACCGACTACGACCTGGTGGTCAGCAAGGAACTGGGCCGGGTGCTGAGCGGCGGCACCGGCAACAACCGCACTGCCAAGGTCAGCGAGGGGCACCTGCTGGACCTGGAACGTCAGGCCTTCCTGACCCTGCTGGGCAAGAAGGGCACGCAGCAGCGCATCGACCACATGCTCAAGACCGGCAAGCCGCTCAGGAACTGA
- a CDS encoding alpha/beta hydrolase family protein → MSILTRIRQINRRRALGWATLSYAVAVLAGAFLGAEITLRSKTRRVKGEFVPVGRRGNSVYLPASPETLSRGVVGIVPLLPNQGHAILGPPNLAGTLVKREILEERGVLPNGSLAWVSTFVYNGTPGQLGIDYEVTSVHTDVGDMPAWHIPSVSGKKDAIAIVIHGHGGQRAQALRMLPALRRAGVASLFVTFRNAHGAPRVGRGYLSLGDKEAEDVIAALDWAKASGYGRAMLYGFSMGGNVALSVLRPRHQPYPIPVAGVALDCPALDWRDTIRANGQRYGIPGFMARQIGRFVQYLVTRRSGQDFDVVDQLAAAPKFNLPILLWHGTRDATIPIRQSDALAAARPDLVEYHRVEGAKHIRCWNIDPEKYDAELEAFIARVLPGLPTSLDS, encoded by the coding sequence GTGTCGATCCTCACCCGAATCCGTCAGATCAACCGTCGCCGTGCGCTGGGCTGGGCCACCCTGTCCTACGCGGTGGCGGTGCTGGCCGGGGCGTTCCTGGGCGCGGAGATCACGCTGCGCTCCAAGACGCGCCGGGTCAAGGGCGAGTTCGTGCCGGTGGGGCGGCGCGGCAACTCCGTGTACCTGCCGGCCTCGCCGGAAACGCTCTCGCGAGGAGTGGTGGGCATCGTGCCGCTGCTGCCCAACCAGGGCCACGCGATTCTGGGCCCGCCCAATCTCGCGGGAACGCTGGTGAAACGCGAGATCCTGGAGGAGCGCGGGGTGCTGCCGAACGGTTCGCTCGCGTGGGTGTCCACCTTCGTGTACAACGGCACGCCGGGGCAACTGGGCATCGACTACGAGGTCACTTCGGTTCACACCGACGTGGGGGACATGCCCGCGTGGCACATTCCCAGCGTGTCGGGTAAGAAGGACGCCATCGCCATAGTGATTCATGGGCACGGTGGGCAGCGGGCACAGGCGCTGCGGATGCTCCCGGCGCTGCGGCGGGCGGGCGTGGCCTCGCTGTTCGTCACCTTCCGCAACGCACACGGTGCGCCGCGTGTGGGCAGGGGTTACCTGAGCCTGGGCGACAAGGAGGCGGAAGATGTGATCGCCGCGCTGGACTGGGCGAAGGCCTCCGGGTACGGGCGGGCCATGCTCTACGGCTTTTCGATGGGCGGCAACGTGGCCCTGAGCGTGCTGCGGCCCCGGCACCAGCCGTACCCGATTCCGGTGGCGGGCGTGGCGCTGGACTGCCCGGCGCTGGACTGGCGCGACACCATTCGCGCCAACGGGCAGCGTTACGGCATTCCCGGCTTCATGGCGCGTCAGATTGGCCGTTTCGTGCAGTATCTGGTCACCCGGCGCAGCGGGCAGGATTTCGATGTGGTGGACCAGCTGGCCGCCGCCCCCAAGTTCAACCTGCCCATCCTGCTGTGGCACGGCACCCGTGACGCCACCATTCCCATCCGCCAGTCCGACGCTCTGGCCGCCGCCCGCCCCGATCTGGTGGAATACCACCGCGTGGAGGGAGCCAAACATATCCGCTGCTGGAACATTGACCCCGAAAAATATGATGCAGAGTTGGAAGCGTTTATTGCGAGGGTTTTGCCCGGCCTCCCCACCTCTCTTGACTCTTAG
- a CDS encoding thiolase family protein — MKDAVIVSAVRTPVGRGIKGTLANTRPDDLAALVMNEAVRRAGIDAALVEDVYLGCAIPEAEQGLNVARLAALRAGMPNSVGGVTVNRFCSSGLQTIAMAAAAIQTGQAEIMLAGGVESMSMLPMSGHNPSPNPDLVDTRPGSYIGMGMTAENVADKYGVSRADQDAFALRSHQRAAAAQDAGRFDAEIVAVLVEKDTVEGTKIKTETLQFGKDELIRRDANLTDMAKVRPAFKTTGSVTAANSSPFSDGAAAVLIMSGEKAQELGLKPLAKFLGFAVAGVDPELMGIGPVKAIPKVLAQVGLTLADIDLIELNEAFAAQSLAVIRELGLNEEITNVNGGAIALGHPLGCSGAKLATTAIYELGRRGGGKALVTMCIGGGMGAAGVLEVYPAQETAQAAD; from the coding sequence ATGAAAGACGCCGTTATCGTATCCGCCGTTCGGACCCCCGTGGGACGCGGCATCAAAGGCACCCTCGCCAACACCCGCCCCGACGATCTGGCCGCCCTGGTCATGAACGAGGCCGTGCGCCGCGCCGGCATTGACGCCGCCCTGGTGGAAGACGTTTACCTGGGCTGCGCCATCCCCGAGGCCGAGCAGGGCCTGAACGTGGCCCGCCTGGCCGCGCTGCGCGCCGGAATGCCCAACAGCGTGGGCGGCGTGACCGTCAACCGCTTTTGCTCCAGCGGCCTCCAGACCATTGCAATGGCGGCGGCGGCCATCCAGACCGGGCAGGCCGAAATTATGCTGGCGGGCGGCGTGGAGAGCATGAGCATGCTGCCCATGAGCGGCCACAACCCCAGCCCCAACCCCGACCTGGTGGACACCCGCCCCGGCTCGTACATCGGCATGGGCATGACCGCCGAGAACGTGGCCGACAAGTACGGCGTCAGCCGCGCCGATCAGGACGCCTTTGCCCTGCGTAGCCACCAGCGGGCCGCCGCCGCCCAGGACGCCGGACGCTTCGACGCCGAGATCGTGGCGGTGCTGGTGGAGAAGGACACGGTCGAGGGCACAAAGATCAAGACCGAGACCCTCCAGTTCGGCAAGGACGAGCTGATCCGCCGCGACGCCAATCTGACCGATATGGCGAAGGTGCGTCCCGCTTTCAAGACCACCGGGAGCGTGACGGCGGCCAACAGCAGCCCCTTTAGCGACGGCGCCGCCGCCGTGCTGATCATGAGCGGCGAAAAGGCACAGGAACTGGGCCTGAAGCCACTGGCGAAATTCCTGGGCTTCGCGGTGGCCGGGGTGGACCCTGAACTGATGGGCATCGGCCCGGTCAAGGCCATTCCCAAGGTGCTGGCGCAGGTGGGGCTGACCCTGGCCGACATTGACCTGATCGAGCTGAACGAGGCGTTTGCCGCCCAGAGCCTCGCGGTGATTCGCGAGCTGGGCCTGAACGAGGAGATCACCAACGTCAACGGCGGCGCGATTGCGCTGGGCCACCCGCTGGGCTGCAGCGGCGCGAAGCTGGCCACCACCGCCATCTACGAACTCGGACGGCGCGGCGGCGGCAAGGCGCTGGTGACCATGTGCATCGGCGGCGGTATGGGCGCGGCGGGCGTGCTGGAAGTGTACCCGGCCCAGGAAACGGCCCAGGCCGCCGACTGA